GACTAACGAAACATTCGTCGTTGGTACACGTAATGCCATTCCATGTAGCTTACCTTGTAATTCCGGTAATACTAGAGATAATGCTTTTGCAGCCCCTGTAGAAGTCGGAATAATACTTTGAGCACATGCACGGGCACGACGTAGATCTTTATGTGGATTGTCTAAATTCTTCTGGTCATTCGTATATGCATGAACTGTCGTCATTAAACCATTCTTAATACCGAATTTATCATTCAATACTTTAGCAACCGGTGCTAAACAGTTTGTTGTACATGAAGCATTTGAAATTACGTCATATTTCTCAACATCTAACTGTGCACAGTTTACTCCACGTACGATAGTCTGAACATTTCCTTTACCTGGAGCAGTAAGTAGTACTTTCTTAGCGCCAGCTTTAATATGCGCAGCAGCTTTCTCAGCATCGTTGAACTTACCAGTCGCTTCGATGACGATATCAATATTCATATCTTTCCACGGTAATAACTCTGGATTACGTTCAGATACGAGTTCAATCTTCTTACCATCTACAAGTAAACCATTCTCAGTTGGTTCAATATCCAGTTCAAACTTACCATGAGTAGTATCATATTTCGTTAAATGAGCTAATGTTTCTGGTGGGTAGCTCGCGTTAATCGCTACAACCTCTAAATTATCATCTAATAATGCTGCACGAAATACCATTCTGCCTATTCTTCCTAGCCCATTAATCGCTACTCTTGTTTTCATTAAATAATCTCCCCTTCAAAGTGTTATACTAATACTTAGCAATAGTATAACACAATGAAAGCGCTTGTGAAGAGCATTTTCTGCAATTTAAAAAATTTAAATTTTTCGAAAATTTATATCTATCTATAGTGTTCGATTAGCGTATCTAACTGCTGATATAACGCCTCCAGGTCATGACAATTATCAATGATGATATCCGCTTTATTTCGCTTCTCTTCCATCGACATCTGAATATTGATACGCGCATCTGCTTCAGACTCTGAAAGTTCATTTCTTTTCATCAGGCGCATTTTTTGTATTTCGTATGACACATAGACAACCCAGACTTCATCGACTGTATGCTCGAGCTTATTTTCATATAGAAGTGGTATATCCATAACAACAACCTTACCTTGTGAAAGGGCCGCAGCCTTCTCTTCATCCATCAGACGTCTTACAATCGGATGTACAATTTGATTTAATTTATCACGCTGCGCTTTATCGTTAAAGATGATCGTTCCGAGTGCTTTACGATTTAATGTCCCATCTTCATTCAGTACACCCGGAAATGCTTCAGTAACTTTTCTTAATCCTTCTGTTCCTTTTTCTACAGCTTTTCTTGCCGCGACATCTGCATCAATTACAACGAAGCCATTCTCTTTTAAATAATTTGCCACTGTTGATTTTCCACTTGCAATACCACCTGTTAAACCTATAACTGTCATAGTTCCTCCTATTTCTGGCAATGCGTACAGTAATGTGTATTACGTGTGGCGATCACTTTCGTCTTAATTTCATTACCGCATGTTCCACAATTTTTTTTGCCATAAACTTTAAACCTGTTCTGCATCGTTCCACTTTCACCTTGCGCGTTTCGATAATCTGAGATGGTCGAGCCCCCATATTGAATACCTTCATTCAGCACATCGACAATATGTTCATATAGCAATGCTCTTCTTTTTTCACTTAATGATTTCACTTTAATATTCGGATTAATCCGTGCATTATGCAGTGCTTCACATGCATAAATATTTCCACATCCACTGACAACTGAGTGCAGCATGATGGCTTGCTTGATCGGCTTATCCTGATATTTTGGCAAGCGCAGTGCACTACTATAATGTGCTCGTCCTTCTTCCCTAAACGGTTCTGGTGCAATCGCTCTATCAAAGTGTGCAAACTGTTGTTCATCCAGCATTCTCAGTTCACCAAACCTTCTAATATCTGAATATACCAGTTTCATCGAACTGCTCAATGTAAATGAGACATGCCAATGTTTTTTGTAGTTAGGTACTGTAATATCATCGATAGACGGTACGACAAAGTATGCGCCGCTCATCCCGAGGTGACCGACCATATAACGATTTCCATCCTTAGCTTTTAACTTGAAAATAATATATTTACTGCGGCGCATTACGCTGTCGATTTGAGCCCCAATACAGTATCCTTTAAATGCATCTAGAGAAAGCCCCTTAATAATCGTCTCTTTACCTTGTGTTTTTCCATTTAATACAGCATCTGAAAAGTGTACTTCAACAATATGTTCTCCTGTAATAAGTGGTTCAATGCCACGCTTTACATGTTCAACTTCTGGTAGTTCCGGCATAACTCCTCCTACTTTGCTTCGTACCAGCTTTCACCTGAATCATATTCAACTTCAAGCGGCACATTTAATTCCAATGCGTTCTCCATAACATTTTTTACGAATAAGCTGAAAGCATCAAGTTCATCTTTTGGCACTTCAAAAATAAGTTCATCGTGTACTTGTAATAACAGCCTAGCCTTAAAATCTGTTTCTTTAACTTGCTCGTTATAATGGACCATCGCAAGTTTAATGATATCTGCAGCACTTCCTTGAATCGGTGTATTCATCGCAGTGCGTTCAGCAAATCCTCTTAGATTAAAGTTTCTGCTTGTAATATCCGGAATATAACGACGTCGATTAAGCAATGTCGTAACGTAGCCATGCTGTTTAGCCTCCTGAATAATATCATGCATATATGCTTTTACATCCGGGAAACTTTCAAGATAGTTGTCAATGAATGCTTGCGCGTCCTTTCTCGTTATACCTAAACTTTGACTCAGACCATAATCGCTGATTCCATATACAATGCCAAAGTTAACGGCTTTCGCCTGACGCCTCATATCACCTGTAACCTCATCTTTTTCAACATTGAAAACTTTCATCGCTGTCTTCGTGTGAATATCGATACCTTGATTGAAAGCTTCAAGCATCCCTTTATCACCCGTAATATGTGCGAGCACTCGAAGTTCAATCTGAGAATAGTCTGCTGCAAAGATAACAGAGTTCGGTTCACTCGGTATGAATGCTTTTCTTATCTTCCTGCCTTCCTCGAGCCTCACAGGAATGTTCTGTAAATTAGGATCTATTGATGACAGACGTCCAGTTTGAGCGATGACCTGGTTAAAACGGGTATGAATCTTATCATCGTCTCCAATCAATTTCTGCAATCCTTCTACATAAGTCGACTGCAGTTTAGACAGCGTTCTATATAGTAATATATCTTCAATGATCGGATGTTTTCCTGCTAATGACTCAAGAACATCAACCGCTGTAGAATATCCTGTCTTCGTCTTTTTCTTCTTCGGTGAATCTAGCTTTAAATCTTCAAATAATACGACACCAAGCTGCTTCGGCGAATTGATATTAAATGTGCTGCCTGCATGTTCATGAATACGCGTGATCAGTTCATCTAAGCGGCTCTGAATTTCCTGCTGCATTTCCTGAAGCGTCTGCTTATTCACTTTAATTCCCTGCATTTCCATATCCGCAAGAACAAGTGCAAGTGGCAGTTCGAGTGCTGTTAACAGTTCAAGCTGCTTAAGTTCAGTTAATTTTCTGATTTGAAGCGCTGACACCTCATGAATCGCATTTACTTCAGAAGCAATATGTTTAAATAAATCTATGCGTTCAGGGATATGCATCTTAGCA
Above is a window of Macrococcoides canis DNA encoding:
- a CDS encoding glyceraldehyde-3-phosphate dehydrogenase — protein: MKTRVAINGLGRIGRMVFRAALLDDNLEVVAINASYPPETLAHLTKYDTTHGKFELDIEPTENGLLVDGKKIELVSERNPELLPWKDMNIDIVIEATGKFNDAEKAAAHIKAGAKKVLLTAPGKGNVQTIVRGVNCAQLDVEKYDVISNASCTTNCLAPVAKVLNDKFGIKNGLMTTVHAYTNDQKNLDNPHKDLRRARACAQSIIPTSTGAAKALSLVLPELQGKLHGMALRVPTTNVSLVDLVVDLDKEVTVEELNQAFKDAADNELKGILDVTYEPLVSVDFNTNPHSSIVDGLSTIVMEGSKVKVLSWYDNEWGYSTRVVELAGLMGEQLNK
- the coaE gene encoding dephospho-CoA kinase (Dephospho-CoA kinase (CoaE) performs the final step in coenzyme A biosynthesis.) yields the protein MTVIGLTGGIASGKSTVANYLKENGFVVIDADVAARKAVEKGTEGLRKVTEAFPGVLNEDGTLNRKALGTIIFNDKAQRDKLNQIVHPIVRRLMDEEKAAALSQGKVVVMDIPLLYENKLEHTVDEVWVVYVSYEIQKMRLMKRNELSESEADARINIQMSMEEKRNKADIIIDNCHDLEALYQQLDTLIEHYR
- the mutM gene encoding bifunctional DNA-formamidopyrimidine glycosylase/DNA-(apurinic or apyrimidinic site) lyase, translating into MPELPEVEHVKRGIEPLITGEHIVEVHFSDAVLNGKTQGKETIIKGLSLDAFKGYCIGAQIDSVMRRSKYIIFKLKAKDGNRYMVGHLGMSGAYFVVPSIDDITVPNYKKHWHVSFTLSSSMKLVYSDIRRFGELRMLDEQQFAHFDRAIAPEPFREEGRAHYSSALRLPKYQDKPIKQAIMLHSVVSGCGNIYACEALHNARINPNIKVKSLSEKRRALLYEHIVDVLNEGIQYGGSTISDYRNAQGESGTMQNRFKVYGKKNCGTCGNEIKTKVIATRNTHYCTHCQK
- the polA gene encoding DNA polymerase I; protein product: MADKLILIDGNSIAFRAFYALPLLKNQSNLHTNAIYGFTLILDKLIKEEQPTHFLIAFDAGKTTFRHETYKDYKGGRQKTPSELSEQFPYIRKLADAYQIKHYEQDMYEADDIIGTLAKQATENKLETIIVTGDRDLTQLASDYVTIYYTKKGVTDIDKYTPQFIQELYGFEPEKIIDLKGLMGDKSDNIPGVPGVGEKTALKLLHEYGTVEAVLDNLEHIKGKKLNENLTNHKDDALMSKQLATINTDAPIAVKLSDTLLPEKDDSKKIALFQELDFKQKLDNIDAETQITEEKTIEINDQFSTFDFSNIESMDIRIRCFQDNYLKNEIIGLGILVDGHTFVIHPDEITQNETFIDALQDEATKKYVYDAKETKVLFNRLNIEIKGIEHCVMLASYLLDPALKIIDVAQSAQMQGVNYVESDEMIFGKGAKMHIPERIDLFKHIASEVNAIHEVSALQIRKLTELKQLELLTALELPLALVLADMEMQGIKVNKQTLQEMQQEIQSRLDELITRIHEHAGSTFNINSPKQLGVVLFEDLKLDSPKKKKTKTGYSTAVDVLESLAGKHPIIEDILLYRTLSKLQSTYVEGLQKLIGDDDKIHTRFNQVIAQTGRLSSIDPNLQNIPVRLEEGRKIRKAFIPSEPNSVIFAADYSQIELRVLAHITGDKGMLEAFNQGIDIHTKTAMKVFNVEKDEVTGDMRRQAKAVNFGIVYGISDYGLSQSLGITRKDAQAFIDNYLESFPDVKAYMHDIIQEAKQHGYVTTLLNRRRYIPDITSRNFNLRGFAERTAMNTPIQGSAADIIKLAMVHYNEQVKETDFKARLLLQVHDELIFEVPKDELDAFSLFVKNVMENALELNVPLEVEYDSGESWYEAK